A stretch of DNA from Equus asinus isolate D_3611 breed Donkey chromosome 20, EquAss-T2T_v2, whole genome shotgun sequence:
CTGCTCAGAATCCCCTTCTGCAAGGGTCgatccccccgcccccccccaacacaccccTGACCCCCCAGGTCGGAAATGTTTACCTAAACCAGGCTGGGCTTTCCAGCTGTTGGTAAAGAAATCTAGCAGTGTTCTAACCGACAGGAAGCAAGCGTCAAtgcttcctttctgatttggcaGGGGCACCTGTCATCGCAACATTGTCACCACGGCATCAAGTTATCATCTAGCGAGCAACCAATCAGAAGCGCAGGTTGCCTCTGCAGGTTAGTTTCACAGGAAGTGGCGACACTTGCCAGTCTCCCAAAGGATACAAGCCCCCTTTGTTCAAAATAACCCTTCAAGGACGGGATGTATATTAACAGAGAGGAGAACAAGCTGGTTACAGTTATGAATATTCACAAGGTTTGTAAAGCACAGGAAAACCAGTTGTGCCCGGCAGAAAAGTGCCCTCTCTGTGTGGCTTCAGGACACTGATTACTTTCAGATCTTTGGGAACCcccttttttttccaattgtaaTTTAAATTATAGACatttggtggtggttacacaactgtATGCATTTGTCGAAACGCACAGAACTCACTTAAAAAGGGTggattttactgtatgtaaattacacttgattaaaaagaaatacttgggAAAAACCAAACATTCATGCAGCAAGCGGGTATATACACTTGTCTAAATGCACCCAACGGAACACAGGATGGATGCATTTTATGGTAaggaaattatacctcaataaagttgatttaaaaaattttaagtacatgATTGTCCTGTTGTACTTATGGAAGTTTACTAGATAGCATTAGATGCAAAATTGAGTCCACTGGAGCTCAGTTTTACTGGTAGAAATCAGGAGGAatcaacagttttttttttttttagggagaatTATGGCACTACGGCTCTTTCCTGTTACTGAACTAAAGGTTTTCAAACTGAGGCCCCGGGGAACCCTAGGGGTTCCACACATGCCCTCTGCTTTTCACCCGACCTATAGTCAGGGGTGCCCACTTCCTCTGCATCCCTCAAAAGATTTTATCTGAAAAGTCCTGAGACTGGAGTGGAAAGTCTGAGCACTCAAAAAATGATTTTTGCCACCTGCCAAGCTACCTTGTGCCCAAGCTGTGTCTGGGGGTCTTCAAGAAAGGGAACCCATGGAATTCATTTATCCCAACCAGGCTATCTGCCTTCCCACCCCACGagttttctttcagttcctcaaaacTGGTGCACTCTGTCCTACCCCAGGGCCTTGGGACATGCAGTGTCCCTCCATCCAGAATGCCTTCTCTGGCTTGTCCTCCTGGGTTACTCTTGTTCCAACTTCCGCTCAGCCATCCCTTCCTCCACAAAACCCTTCCTGGATTCCTCCAGTGGGGGCCCCTTTCCCATCAGTGTCGcccactctccaggaaaacccCATCCTCATTTCCAACAGCACTGATTAGTTGCGCTTGGTTGTTTTGGTCCTTGTTAATAAGTGGATTTGTGTGGTCCGTTCCCTTTTGCTTGCCATTATGTTGGTGAGAATCATCCAGATTGTTGCATGGAGCTGTAACTGGTACATCGCTATTGATCAGGGGTgggcaaaattttttttctggaaaaggccagacAGCAAACACACTcagctttacgggccatctggtctctgtcacaaccactCACCTCTGCCAAGGACACGCGGAAGCAGCCCCAGCCACTGTATGAAAAAGTGGGTGTGCCCGTGTTCcgagaaaactttatttatggaccctggaatttgaatttcatatcctTTTCATATGCCACTGAATATTACAGTTTTTTCCAATGATTCCAAAGCGTAAAAACTGGTGGTTCCTTAGAGTCAGACATAGAATCATCATTTGATCCAGCAAGTCCACgcctgggtatatactcaaaagaatcgAAAGCAGGGTCCCAAAGAGAGAtgtgcacacccatgttcacaatAGCCGAAAGGGGGAAACAACTCAATTGTCCATCaccggatgaatggataaacaaaatgtggtccatccgtACAATGAgttattattcatccttaaaagaGGAAGCaggttctgacacatgctatgacacggatgaaccttgaggacaccgTGCTCAGTGAAATAAAGCGTAAATGTTCTATGATTTTACAGCTTTGAGGTATGaatagccaaactcatagaaacagaaagtggaatggtgggtgccaggggctggagaggcgGGAATGGGGAGTCAGGGTTTACCGGGGACAGAGTCTCCATTTAAGATGATAAgcaagttctggagatgggtgcTGGGGATGGTGGCACCGCCATGTGAGTGTACTTGATGCCACTGACTGGCTGcttcaaaatggtaaattttacattctatgtattttaccacaattgtAAAAATCCGTTTGTACTGGAAACAAAAATCCAAAGTGTAAAAGCCATTCTAAGCTCGTGGCTCATCCAAATATAGATGGTGGGCTGGATGTGGCCCACGGGCTATGGTTTGCCACCTTCTGTTGTAGATTGTTTCTTGAAGGAATAAACCCCGATTTTATTGATCCATTTTATTGCTGACGGGCATCTGGGTATGAACTGGGGTGCAATTCTCACCCAGGGACATTATTTTGGTTATGTTTGCATCCTCCACCCCTACAGGCAAATCATCCCCCAGGTACCACCTCCTGGTCCAGTCCCAGCCTCGATGTGGGAGAGGACGGCTCTTGAAAGGAGAGACTGTAGCAGAGAGGGGGGCAGGCTCCCCACCCGTGGGCCTCTGAAGTCTGCCCCACGGGCTTCCGCTTGGCCCCAGGTGTTGGCCATGGACTTATTAGCCAAGACAGGAAGCCTCACGCCCAGAGGCCTTAAAAAGGGAGATGTGGCAAGGGCGGGAAGTTCATGCCCAAGGTTTGGCCTGCTGAGTCCACCAAGAGGGTAAGTGACAGCTGCTCCTGGCCCTGCCTCGACCCCAGCCAGGGGACCCGGGGCAGAGCTGGGCGTCCAGCCCCGTCCTCCACAGGGACCCAGGACTCCAGATCCCACTCGCTCTATGGCCCTGACCCGCCCCAGGATGGGAAGGGGCTGAGCCAGCTGTGGGTTCCCTCTCACAGCCCCTGCAGGATGAAGGCCCTCTccgtcctcctcctccctgccctgggacTGCTGGTATGCGGTG
This window harbors:
- the RETN gene encoding resistin, with the translated sequence MWERTALERRDCSREGGRLPTRGPLKSAPRASAWPQVLAMDLLAKTGSLTPRGLKKGDVARAGSSCPRFGLLSPPRGPCRMKALSVLLLPALGLLVCGETLCPVDEAINAKMGAGISSLILGVIRRVNLDCRSISNRGDLATCPRGFAVTGCTCGSACGSWDVRAETTCHCQCAGIDWTGARCCRMQIAA